The Desulfovibrio sp. X2 genome segment GTGGCTAGGGCTTTCCGGCGACGTGTCGAGCCTGGCCTTCCAGGCCTGGGACGGGCTCTTCAAGCTGGCCATCTTCGTGCTCTACATCCTGGGCATCTCCCGGGTCCCGGACATCAAGCGCGTCTTCCAGTATCACGGGGCCGAGCACAAGACGATCTGGACCTTCGAGAAGGGCCTGCCGCTGAACTGCGAGAACGCCCGCACCGCGAGCCGCCTGCATCCCCGCTGCGGCACCACGTTCCTGCTCTTCGTGCTCGCACTGTCCATCGTGCTCTACGCCTTTCTCGTGCCCGGCGCGCTGCACCTCTGGGCGCCGCAGGGCAAGGTGCTGAAGCAGCTCTACGTCATCGGGCTCAAGTTCGTGCTCATGGTCCCGGTGAGCTGCCTGGCCTACGAGATCATCCGTCTCGCGGGCCGCTCGCAGCATCTGACCGTCTGCCGCATGCTCTCGGTTCCGGGCATGATGATGCAGCGCCTGACCACCTACGAGCCCGACGACTCGCAGCTCGAGGTGGCCATAGCGGCGCTCAAGTGC includes the following:
- a CDS encoding DUF1385 domain-containing protein, encoding MEGVMMRSGGRLAIAVRKADGSIVVELRPWFSLFKGAWAKTPGVRGFPVLVETLVNGISALNFSAQHALEGEGEEELSPLALAGTVVLALAMALGLFVVLPHVVTLGMQWLGLSGDVSSLAFQAWDGLFKLAIFVLYILGISRVPDIKRVFQYHGAEHKTIWTFEKGLPLNCENARTASRLHPRCGTTFLLFVLALSIVLYAFLVPGALHLWAPQGKVLKQLYVIGLKFVLMVPVSCLAYEIIRLAGRSQHLTVCRMLSVPGMMMQRLTTYEPDDSQLEVAIAALKCAVDAKEQG